Proteins from a single region of Candidatus Syntrophoarchaeum caldarius:
- a CDS encoding type II secretion system protein E, which produces MLKIFSRNRQKDAQVKEDEDPSELVSFIVPPDNIELERYVLNDGRAIAVIIEDGATKIKRYHLIEPILTQEEKFLLEELYDNLQDVLTLEDLETGEEAGTQHRREVLQRNIARLLKNYGITLSPAASGRISYYLERNFLGYERIDGLMDDPWIEDISCDGVGLPIYLYHRKYQNLPTNISFQDEETLNSFIIRLAQKGGKHISIGEPLVDATLPDGSRLQITYGREVTSHGSTFTIRKFREDPFTPPELIKNNTFSVGMLAYLWLCIENSKSLIFAGGTASGKTSSLNAVSFFIPPMAKIVSIEDTREITLYHENWIPAVTRNPVTKGGEGEVTMFDLLKAALRQRPEYILLGEVRGAEALTLFQAMNTGHTTYSTIHAEDPQSVVSRLENEPINVPPVMLQALDIIVVQIQTRLGGKRVRRANTLVEIIGIDPQTKNLRINELFRWDPATDDFTQLGDSHKLREIMKERAWTRDELMDELHRREKVLEWMVCEDTMDYRKVAEVLQAYNLDPERSVSEIKDGCEYAELDLQIV; this is translated from the coding sequence ATGCTAAAAATCTTTAGCAGAAATCGACAAAAAGATGCACAGGTCAAAGAGGACGAAGACCCCTCCGAGCTCGTATCGTTCATCGTACCACCTGATAATATCGAGCTTGAGCGTTACGTCCTGAATGATGGAAGAGCGATCGCAGTAATCATCGAGGATGGGGCAACAAAGATTAAAAGATACCATCTCATAGAACCAATCCTGACTCAGGAGGAAAAGTTTCTGCTCGAAGAGCTCTATGATAACCTTCAGGATGTTCTGACACTTGAGGATCTGGAAACGGGTGAAGAAGCGGGTACCCAGCATCGAAGAGAGGTACTTCAGCGAAACATTGCTCGACTCCTGAAGAACTATGGAATTACCTTGAGCCCTGCTGCATCTGGCAGGATCTCTTATTATCTTGAGCGAAACTTCCTTGGATATGAGCGGATCGATGGGTTGATGGATGATCCATGGATCGAAGATATATCCTGTGATGGTGTGGGTCTGCCAATATATCTATACCACAGGAAGTACCAGAATCTACCAACAAATATCTCATTTCAGGATGAGGAGACGCTCAATTCGTTCATCATTCGACTCGCACAGAAAGGCGGAAAACATATCTCAATCGGTGAACCGCTCGTGGATGCAACACTTCCCGATGGTTCAAGACTCCAGATAACGTACGGGCGTGAGGTCACATCACACGGCTCAACGTTCACGATAAGAAAGTTCAGAGAAGATCCGTTCACCCCGCCCGAACTTATCAAAAATAACACCTTCTCGGTTGGGATGCTTGCATACCTCTGGCTCTGCATCGAGAACAGCAAGAGTCTGATCTTTGCTGGAGGAACTGCTTCTGGCAAGACTTCATCACTAAATGCGGTCTCGTTCTTTATCCCACCGATGGCGAAGATCGTATCAATTGAGGATACACGGGAGATCACGCTCTACCATGAGAACTGGATCCCTGCTGTTACGAGAAACCCTGTGACAAAAGGTGGTGAGGGCGAGGTTACGATGTTTGATCTCCTGAAGGCAGCGTTGAGGCAACGACCTGAGTATATACTACTGGGAGAGGTGAGAGGTGCAGAGGCTTTAACGCTCTTTCAGGCGATGAATACAGGGCACACAACCTACTCAACGATCCATGCAGAGGACCCTCAGAGTGTTGTGAGCAGGCTTGAGAATGAGCCGATCAACGTCCCGCCTGTGATGCTCCAGGCACTTGATATCATCGTGGTTCAGATCCAGACACGTCTTGGTGGGAAACGGGTGAGGCGTGCAAATACACTTGTTGAGATCATCGGAATCGATCCGCAGACAAAGAATCTGAGGATAAATGAGCTCTTCAGATGGGATCCTGCAACAGACGACTTCACGCAGCTTGGCGACTCGCATAAGTTGCGGGAGATCATGAAAGAGCGGGCATGGACAAGGGATGAACTTATGGATGAACTTCATCGAAGGGAAAAAGTGCTTGAATGGATGGTCTGTGAGGATACTATGGACTACAGGAAGGTTGCAGAAGTTCTCCAGGCATACAATCTTGATCCTGAGCGTAGTGTGTCTGAAATCAAGGATGGGTGCGAATATGCAGAACTCGACCTCCAGATTGTTTAG